In Bartonella machadoae, a single genomic region encodes these proteins:
- a CDS encoding ATP-dependent metallopeptidase FtsH/Yme1/Tma family protein yields MNSNYRSLLIWGVIALILIVSFSLFNGDSQRSGGGELSYSEFLQKVENNELTSVTIQGQKLTGQTVEHRTVSTYAPRDPGLIQKLESKNVNVKAIPESSGNSIFLNLLFSLLPVIIIVGAWVFFMRQMQNGSRGAMGFGKSKAKLLNEAQGRVTFQDVAGVEEAKQDLQEIVEFLREPQKFQRLGGRIPRGVLLVGPPGTGKTLLARSVAGEANVPFFTISGSDFVEMFVGVGASRVRDMFEQAKKMPPVLSLLMKSTRLGAIVVLDWEAEMTSASRL; encoded by the coding sequence ATGAATTCCAATTACCGCTCTCTCCTCATTTGGGGAGTTATCGCCTTAATTTTGATTGTGTCGTTTTCTCTCTTTAATGGAGATAGCCAACGTTCTGGAGGAGGAGAACTCTCTTATTCCGAATTTTTGCAAAAGGTTGAAAATAATGAGCTGACATCTGTAACCATTCAGGGGCAAAAGTTAACAGGACAAACTGTCGAGCACAGAACTGTTTCAACTTACGCGCCTCGCGATCCGGGTTTGATCCAAAAATTGGAAAGCAAAAATGTTAATGTTAAAGCTATTCCTGAGAGTTCTGGTAATAGTATTTTCCTTAATCTGCTCTTTTCCTTATTGCCTGTGATTATTATCGTGGGGGCTTGGGTCTTCTTTATGCGGCAAATGCAAAATGGCTCACGCGGGGCTATGGGATTTGGCAAATCAAAAGCAAAATTGCTCAATGAAGCGCAGGGGCGTGTCACCTTTCAAGATGTTGCTGGTGTGGAAGAAGCAAAGCAGGATCTTCAGGAAATTGTCGAATTTTTACGCGAACCACAAAAATTCCAACGTTTGGGAGGACGTATTCCACGGGGTGTCTTGCTGGTTGGTCCTCCAGGAACCGGTAAAACTTTGCTTGCCCGCTCTGTGGCAGGAGAAGCAAATGTGCCCTTCTTTACCATTTCAGGGTCTGATTTTGTCGAAATGTTTGTTGGTGTTGGTGCAAGTCGGGTGCGCGATATGTTCGAACAGGCGAAAAAAATGCCCCCTGTATTATCTTTATTGATGAAATCGACGCGGTTGGGCGCCATCGTGGTGCTGGACTGGGAGGCGGAAATGACGAGCGCGAGCAGACTTTAA
- the pal gene encoding peptidoglycan-associated lipoprotein Pal codes for MRSTKNIGFYLLAILFFMSLSLVGCGKRHVGDPNGMNNAYLNGAGFNEAPAGSGQEFTVNVGDRVFFSLDSSSIEPDAERILMRQAEWLLRYPYHSIMIEGHADERGTREYNLALGQRRAVAVRNYLISLGVSAQRIQTISYGKERPVAVCDDISCWNQNRRAVTTLK; via the coding sequence ATGCGCTCTACCAAAAATATTGGCTTTTATCTCTTAGCCATCCTCTTTTTTATGTCTTTGTCATTGGTTGGTTGTGGAAAGAGGCATGTCGGCGACCCTAACGGTATGAATAATGCTTATTTAAATGGTGCTGGCTTTAATGAAGCCCCCGCGGGTTCAGGACAAGAGTTTACTGTCAACGTGGGAGATCGCGTTTTCTTTAGTCTCGATTCTTCTTCAATTGAACCTGATGCTGAACGTATTTTAATGCGCCAAGCAGAATGGTTACTGCGTTATCCTTACCATTCTATTATGATTGAAGGTCATGCTGATGAACGGGGTACGCGTGAATATAATTTGGCACTAGGACAACGTCGTGCTGTCGCTGTGCGTAATTATTTAATTTCTCTTGGTGTATCTGCGCAACGTATTCAAACGATTTCTTACGGAAAAGAAAGGCCTGTCGCAGTGTGTGATGATATTTCCTGTTGGAACCAAAATCGTCGCGCTGTTACAACGCTTAAATGA
- a CDS encoding YebC/PmpR family DNA-binding transcriptional regulator, translating to MAGHSQFKNIMHRKGRQDAMRSKIFSKLAREITVAAKQGAPDPAMNPRLRLAVQNAKAQSMPKDNIERAIKKASGGDVENYDEVRYEGYGPGGVAVIVEALTDNRNRTASNVRAAFTKSGGALGETGSVSFMFNRIGEIIYKSEVGTAESIMDAAIEAGAEDVQSEETEHHITCAFEDIGEVSKMLEAKLGEAESIKTIWKATTLAPIDEEKALSVLRLISTLEEDDDVQNVYANFDVSDEILAKLSG from the coding sequence ATGGCAGGTCATTCACAATTTAAAAATATTATGCACCGTAAAGGGCGTCAAGATGCGATGCGCTCGAAAATATTTTCTAAGCTTGCACGTGAAATTACCGTTGCAGCCAAACAAGGTGCCCCCGATCCAGCCATGAATCCACGTTTAAGACTTGCTGTCCAGAATGCGAAGGCACAATCGATGCCAAAAGACAATATTGAACGTGCCATTAAGAAAGCTTCAGGCGGGGATGTCGAAAATTATGATGAAGTGCGCTATGAGGGATATGGTCCAGGCGGCGTTGCCGTTATTGTTGAGGCTTTAACAGATAACCGCAACCGCACGGCTTCCAACGTGCGTGCTGCCTTCACCAAATCGGGTGGCGCCTTAGGAGAAACAGGTTCCGTAAGTTTTATGTTTAATCGCATTGGTGAAATCATCTATAAGAGCGAAGTCGGAACGGCAGAAAGCATCATGGATGCCGCAATTGAAGCCGGTGCTGAAGATGTGCAATCAGAAGAAACGGAACACCATATTACTTGCGCATTTGAAGATATTGGTGAAGTTTCTAAAATGCTAGAAGCAAAACTTGGTGAAGCAGAATCGATTAAAACGATTTGGAAAGCCACCACCCTTGCCCCTATAGACGAAGAAAAAGCTTTATCGGTTTTACGCCTTATTTCGACATTAGAAGAAGATGATGACGTACAAAATGTTTATGCTAATTTTGATGTCAGCGATGAGATTTTAGCAAAACTCTCTGGTTAA
- a CDS encoding DUF883 family protein — translation MTTGKEPREQFEKLRKDVSNVTSSLADAGANTLNAAKDKAGKLYHAAKENGEDILSQAKEKIGDFEQNMHQYVRKNPNKSILFAAGIGFILSQLLRR, via the coding sequence ATGACAACGGGAAAAGAACCACGGGAACAATTTGAGAAGTTACGCAAAGATGTTTCAAATGTCACCTCATCATTAGCAGATGCTGGTGCAAACACATTGAATGCAGCCAAAGACAAAGCGGGAAAACTGTATCATGCCGCGAAAGAAAATGGTGAAGACATTCTCTCTCAAGCAAAAGAGAAAATCGGTGATTTTGAACAAAATATGCATCAATATGTTCGCAAAAATCCGAATAAAAGCATTCTGTTTGCAGCGGGGATTGGTTTTATTCTTTCTCAATTGTTGCGTCGTTGA
- a CDS encoding phage holin family protein: MHKFIAPLFNHLIGGGLKSTVKQVRLQAIICGIVGISLLMSLFFLCLIIFLALCWVMTPLAAASTLFFIWLFLAGLGFFTSRILKTYQRYEQQKKSEEQRHQLMADATLSSLALLSKHLPFAKLSVPVLGLATYFLWKKDKKNRFSK; this comes from the coding sequence ATGCATAAGTTTATCGCTCCTCTTTTTAACCATCTTATCGGCGGAGGGCTTAAAAGTACCGTCAAGCAAGTGCGTCTTCAAGCAATCATCTGCGGAATTGTTGGCATTTCATTATTGATGTCACTGTTCTTTTTATGTCTTATCATTTTTCTTGCCTTATGTTGGGTTATGACGCCGCTTGCAGCAGCCAGTACACTGTTTTTCATTTGGCTTTTTCTTGCCGGTTTAGGTTTTTTCACGAGTCGCATTCTCAAAACCTATCAACGCTACGAACAACAAAAGAAATCGGAAGAACAACGCCATCAACTTATGGCAGATGCAACGCTTTCCAGTCTTGCACTTTTAAGCAAACATCTGCCTTTTGCCAAATTGAGCGTTCCGGTTCTTGGACTTGCAACTTATTTCCTGTGGAAAAAAGATAAAAAAAACCGCTTTTCAAAGTAA
- a CDS encoding tetratricopeptide repeat protein: protein MMSIWRKKNWKNALCMAVFVTCFASSVQSAARWVSQYSKENSDSAAEGKADTTDKAVPSAEKTTPAVNEAADAVKEAGSAVADKAAGVAEKATPVANEAVDAVKKAGSAAADKAAGVAEKAAPVVNEAGDAVKEAGSAAADKAAGVAEKAAPVVNEAVDAVKKAGSAAADKAADAAEKATPVVNEAVDAVKEAGSAAADKAAGVAEKATPVVNEAGDAVKEAGSAAADKAAGAVEKAAPVVNEAGDAVKEAGSAAADKAAGVAEKAAPVVNEAVDAVKKAGSAAADKAAGVAEKATPVVNEAVDAVKEAGSAAADKAAGAVEKAAPVVNEAVDAVKKAGAAAADKAAGVAEKAAPVVNEAVDAVKKAGAAAADKAAGVAEKAAPVVNEAVDAVKEAGSAAADKAAGAVEKAAPVVNEAGDAVKEAGSDVADKAAGVAEKATPVVNEAVDAVKKAGSAAADKAAGVAEKAAPVVNEAVDAVKEAGSAVADKAADAVEKATPVVNEAGDAVKKAGSSAADKAAGAVEKAAPAVNEAVDAVKKAGSAVADKAADAVKEAGSSVADKAAGVVEKATAVPAFQGMIQSREFILENQKALFKDYDLDKLLQNIRTVLEHNSLKNVQKQFHKLFDEKDAAVYSCAVESALVDENLPAVKEGEVQERSAKEVQKSVVDVENHDHESHLQEIYGHGEKTGDSLKETHQDAKQTENRSQKNPLENNHQEKKAIESQQDKNSSLSSSKALYKKGYDALRSANYVEAEKAFCAFQQQYKKDPLSDDALFWLAEALLGQKRYHEAAQVYLTAWYTDKKQLYSSEILLKLALSMVTLEKNKEACPVAVKKTKHPKTLESVFCKPVKRNEVRHGVH from the coding sequence ATGATGTCGATATGGCGTAAAAAAAACTGGAAAAATGCCTTATGTATGGCTGTTTTCGTCACTTGTTTTGCTTCGTCTGTGCAAAGTGCGGCACGATGGGTTTCGCAATACTCTAAAGAAAACTCAGATTCTGCTGCTGAGGGTAAGGCTGATACTACCGATAAAGCTGTGCCTTCTGCAGAAAAGACTACGCCTGCTGTAAATGAAGCTGCTGATGCGGTGAAGGAAGCTGGTTCTGCTGTTGCCGATAAAGCCGCGGGAGTGGCGGAAAAGGCTACGCCTGTTGCGAATGAAGCTGTGGATGCGGTAAAGAAGGCTGGTTCTGCTGCTGCCGATAAGGCTGCGGGTGTAGCGGAAAAGGCTGCGCCTGTTGTTAATGAAGCTGGTGATGCGGTAAAGGAAGCTGGTTCTGCTGCTGCCGATAAAGCCGCGGGAGTGGCGGAAAAGGCTGCGCCTGTTGTCAATGAAGCTGTGGATGCGGTGAAGAAGGCTGGTTCTGCTGCTGCGGATAAAGCCGCGGATGCTGCGGAAAAGGCTACGCCTGTTGTCAATGAAGCTGTGGATGCGGTGAAGGAAGCTGGTTCTGCTGCTGCCGATAAAGCCGCGGGAGTGGCGGAAAAGGCTACGCCTGTTGTCAATGAAGCTGGTGATGCGGTAAAGGAAGCTGGTTCTGCTGCTGCCGATAAAGCTGCGGGTGCGGTGGAAAAGGCTGCGCCTGTTGTCAATGAAGCTGGTGATGCGGTAAAGGAAGCTGGTTCTGCTGCTGCCGATAAAGCCGCGGGAGTGGCGGAAAAGGCTGCGCCTGTTGTCAATGAAGCTGTGGATGCGGTGAAGAAAGCTGGTTCTGCTGCTGCCGATAAGGCTGCGGGTGTAGCGGAAAAGGCTACGCCTGTTGTCAATGAAGCTGTGGATGCGGTGAAGGAAGCTGGTTCTGCTGCTGCCGATAAAGCTGCGGGTGCGGTGGAAAAGGCTGCGCCTGTTGTCAATGAAGCAGTGGATGCGGTGAAGAAGGCTGGTGCTGCTGCTGCCGATAAAGCTGCGGGTGTAGCGGAAAAGGCTGCGCCTGTTGTCAATGAAGCAGTGGATGCGGTGAAGAAGGCTGGTGCTGCTGCTGCCGATAAAGCTGCTGGTGTGGCGGAAAAGGCTGCGCCTGTTGTCAATGAAGCTGTGGATGCGGTGAAGGAAGCTGGTTCTGCTGCTGCCGATAAAGCTGCGGGTGCTGTGGAAAAGGCTGCGCCTGTTGTCAATGAAGCTGGTGATGCGGTAAAGGAAGCTGGTTCTGATGTTGCTGATAAAGCCGCGGGAGTGGCGGAAAAGGCTACGCCTGTTGTCAATGAAGCTGTGGATGCGGTGAAGAAAGCTGGTTCTGCTGCTGCCGATAAGGCTGCGGGTGTAGCGGAAAAGGCTGCGCCTGTTGTCAATGAAGCAGTGGATGCGGTGAAGGAAGCTGGTTCTGCTGTTGCCGATAAGGCTGCGGATGCTGTGGAAAAGGCTACGCCTGTTGTCAATGAAGCTGGTGATGCGGTGAAGAAGGCTGGTTCTTCTGCTGCCGATAAAGCTGCGGGTGCGGTGGAAAAGGCTGCGCCTGCTGTCAATGAAGCTGTGGATGCGGTAAAGAAGGCTGGTTCTGCTGTTGCCGATAAAGCCGCGGATGCGGTGAAGGAAGCTGGTTCTTCTGTTGCCGATAAAGCTGCGGGAGTGGTGGAAAAGGCTACAGCTGTTCCTGCTTTTCAGGGAATGATCCAAAGTCGAGAGTTTATTTTAGAAAATCAAAAGGCTCTGTTTAAAGATTATGATTTGGATAAGCTGTTGCAGAATATACGGACGGTGCTTGAGCATAACAGTTTGAAAAATGTGCAAAAGCAATTCCATAAGCTTTTTGATGAAAAAGACGCTGCTGTTTATTCTTGTGCTGTTGAGAGCGCTCTTGTGGATGAAAATTTGCCGGCTGTAAAAGAAGGCGAGGTTCAGGAACGGAGTGCAAAAGAGGTCCAGAAGAGTGTTGTCGATGTGGAAAACCATGATCATGAAAGCCATTTACAGGAAATCTATGGTCATGGGGAAAAAACGGGTGACTCTTTGAAGGAAACGCATCAAGATGCAAAGCAAACAGAGAACCGTTCGCAGAAAAACCCTTTAGAAAACAATCATCAAGAAAAAAAGGCTATCGAATCGCAACAGGATAAGAATTCCTCTCTTTCCTCTTCTAAAGCGTTGTATAAAAAAGGCTATGATGCTCTTCGTTCGGCCAACTATGTTGAAGCTGAAAAAGCCTTTTGTGCTTTTCAACAGCAATACAAAAAAGATCCTTTGAGTGATGATGCTTTGTTCTGGTTAGCAGAAGCTTTGTTGGGACAAAAACGCTATCATGAAGCGGCACAAGTGTATCTCACCGCTTGGTATACAGATAAAAAGCAGCTCTATAGTTCTGAAATCTTGTTGAAATTAGCACTGAGTATGGTGACTCTTGAGAAAAATAAAGAGGCTTGTCCCGTTGCGGTGAAAAAAACAAAGCATCCTAAAACGTTGGAGTCTGTCTTTTGTAAACCTGTAAAAAGGAATGAGGTCCGTCACGGTGTGCATTAG
- the glmM gene encoding phosphoglucosamine mutase — translation MAQKYFGTDGIRGKANSFPMTADFAMKVGMAVGVLFRSQHQSRRVVIGKDTRLSGYMLENALVSGFTAAGMEAFLLGPVPTPAVAMLCRSLRADLGVMISASHNPFYDNGIKLFGPDGFKLSDEMEAKIEQLIDTDLSKSLADCAEIGYAKRVEGDIYRYIEYAKRTLPRDVRLDAVRIVVDCANGAAYKAAPRALWELGAEVFAIHDTPNGMNINQKCGSTDLTSLKKKVHEVRADVGIALDGDGDRVLLVDEKAQTIDGDQLIAVIAEHWHKMGRLQCNGVVTTIMSNLGLERFLNSKCLDVVRTNVGDRYVVEAMREKGYNVGGEASGHIVLSDFGTTGDGLVAALQILACMQESQTPMSQLCKRFEPVPQILKNITIKNKNVLKKNPVKKAIDQATQRLGKDARLVIRASGTEPVIRIMAEGDEREMINAVVTEMMEVIAHHDTHAKEDVSLEKA, via the coding sequence ATGGCGCAAAAATATTTTGGTACTGATGGAATTCGGGGAAAGGCTAATTCTTTCCCTATGACAGCAGATTTTGCCATGAAAGTGGGAATGGCTGTGGGGGTGTTGTTTCGTTCACAACATCAGTCGCGTCGTGTGGTGATTGGTAAGGATACACGATTATCTGGTTATATGTTGGAAAATGCTTTGGTTTCAGGATTTACCGCTGCGGGAATGGAGGCTTTCTTGCTTGGACCTGTACCAACACCTGCTGTTGCTATGCTTTGTCGTTCCCTGCGCGCTGATCTTGGTGTGATGATTTCTGCTTCTCATAATCCTTTCTATGATAATGGCATTAAACTTTTTGGTCCCGATGGTTTTAAGCTTTCCGATGAGATGGAAGCAAAAATTGAACAATTGATTGATACAGATCTTTCAAAATCCTTAGCAGATTGTGCTGAAATTGGCTATGCAAAGCGGGTTGAGGGCGATATTTATCGCTATATTGAATATGCAAAACGAACGTTGCCCCGTGATGTGCGTCTTGATGCGGTGCGTATCGTCGTCGATTGTGCCAATGGTGCTGCTTATAAAGCCGCTCCACGTGCGTTATGGGAATTGGGGGCTGAGGTTTTTGCTATTCATGATACACCAAATGGGATGAATATTAATCAAAAATGTGGGTCAACCGATTTGACTTCTTTAAAGAAGAAAGTGCATGAAGTGCGTGCCGATGTGGGGATTGCGCTTGATGGTGATGGTGACCGTGTTTTGCTTGTCGATGAAAAAGCACAAACCATTGATGGAGATCAGTTGATTGCTGTGATTGCTGAACATTGGCATAAAATGGGGCGTTTACAGTGTAACGGTGTTGTCACAACGATTATGTCAAATCTTGGACTCGAGCGCTTCTTGAACAGCAAATGTTTAGATGTTGTTCGGACCAATGTTGGGGATCGTTATGTTGTCGAAGCAATGCGCGAAAAGGGATATAATGTTGGTGGTGAAGCTTCAGGGCATATCGTGCTTAGTGATTTTGGTACAACCGGTGATGGACTGGTCGCTGCTTTGCAAATTTTAGCATGTATGCAAGAGAGCCAAACGCCTATGAGCCAATTGTGTAAACGGTTTGAACCTGTGCCACAAATTTTAAAAAATATAACGATTAAAAACAAAAATGTGTTGAAAAAGAATCCGGTTAAAAAAGCAATAGATCAAGCAACGCAACGGTTGGGGAAAGATGCGCGATTGGTTATCCGTGCTTCTGGAACAGAACCGGTTATCCGCATTATGGCTGAAGGTGATGAACGAGAAATGATCAATGCTGTTGTTACAGAGATGATGGAAGTTATTGCACATCATGATACGCATGCGAAAGAGGATGTTTCCCTCGAGAAAGCGTGA
- a CDS encoding DUF1013 domain-containing protein, with amino-acid sequence MATQLLMPKATAVWLVDNTALSFDQIAEFCKLHVLEVKAIADGEAAHVKGLNPINSGQLTRSEIARVEADQNARLKISESRVHIPEKKRKTARYIPLSRRQDRPNGILWLVMNHPELKDAQISRLIGTTKATIEQIRLRTHWNSANLVPLDPVGLGLCSQIDLDFELKRAAKNRLVTAEEDPSLLPASVTENVPLNQVHGQVHEKAHGEYQREDDPNKNFDADKVFAKLNALKKNQQEDT; translated from the coding sequence ATGGCAACGCAACTTTTGATGCCCAAAGCAACAGCTGTTTGGCTGGTTGATAACACTGCTCTTTCTTTTGATCAAATTGCAGAATTTTGTAAATTGCACGTCTTGGAAGTGAAGGCTATTGCCGATGGTGAAGCGGCTCATGTTAAAGGTCTCAATCCCATTAATTCTGGGCAATTGACGCGCAGTGAAATCGCCCGCGTGGAGGCTGATCAAAATGCTCGCTTGAAAATTTCCGAGTCTAGAGTGCATATTCCAGAGAAAAAACGGAAAACTGCACGCTATATCCCTTTGTCGCGGCGTCAAGACCGCCCCAATGGTATCTTATGGTTGGTGATGAACCATCCTGAATTGAAAGATGCGCAAATTTCACGGTTGATTGGGACAACAAAGGCAACGATTGAACAAATTCGTCTGAGAACCCATTGGAATAGCGCTAATTTGGTTCCTCTCGATCCTGTCGGATTGGGGTTGTGTTCACAAATTGATTTGGATTTCGAACTCAAACGTGCGGCAAAAAATCGTCTTGTTACGGCAGAAGAAGATCCGTCTTTATTGCCCGCATCCGTGACAGAAAATGTTCCTCTTAATCAAGTACACGGGCAAGTGCATGAGAAAGCACACGGGGAATATCAGAGAGAAGATGATCCTAACAAAAACTTTGATGCCGATAAAGTTTTTGCAAAACTCAATGCACTCAAAAAAAATCAGCAGGAAGACACATAG
- the tilS gene encoding tRNA lysidine(34) synthetase TilS has protein sequence MCIRLAGDLFKTSDFIQCQKVILAVSGGSDSLALLFLVKDHFKTLSAAPEIIAVTVDHQLRRESAREALTVAEICHAHRIKHSIVRWEGEKPKTHIASSARMARYNLLFEEAQKQGATLIMTGHTLNDQVETYQMRYQRLQKDIEERRQPAVADRLGGNYARASAGVLSAEVFEGMRGRTSSREGEEQSATLIMTGHTLNDQVETYQMRYQRLQKDTEERWQPAVADRLGGGYARASADVLSAEVFEGMRGRTSSREGEEQSAQKMCLMAEKDDGLMYARGLSCIPRESLLCREIRLIRPLLGVKRQTLRTYLHLKGKRWIDDPTNEDRNFERVRVRQSLQQKKQSLQQKKFVEIGQRVHEAALKRRQQVKIVADLILALDIAVAYGRCVIAKPASFLQQHPSFPFVVGLFAVLMGGGSYLLPAQKLKVLAQKLCLHASEKQRFTLAGAVIESNRSGIALWRESRNMKEEIVESGKTSLWDGRYQITNHGGEPIKVGAAGLTQLKALLQKSALDLENPHFPSLQSLLMLSNDKGYAIPELISQNLSFPNVHIKRIMAPFDWLLSREDAALVHVVEPFFNIEVER, from the coding sequence GTGTGCATTAGACTTGCAGGAGATCTCTTTAAAACATCGGATTTTATCCAGTGTCAAAAGGTGATCCTTGCTGTCTCAGGAGGGAGTGATTCTCTGGCTTTGCTATTTTTGGTCAAAGACCATTTTAAAACACTCTCTGCTGCTCCGGAAATTATTGCTGTTACCGTTGATCATCAATTACGCAGAGAATCAGCCCGTGAAGCTTTAACCGTTGCGGAGATTTGTCATGCCCATCGCATTAAACATAGTATTGTGCGGTGGGAGGGAGAAAAACCAAAAACCCATATCGCTTCAAGTGCGCGTATGGCGCGTTATAACCTGCTGTTTGAAGAAGCGCAAAAACAGGGTGCGACTCTTATCATGACAGGGCATACCCTCAATGATCAGGTTGAAACCTATCAAATGCGTTACCAACGCCTTCAGAAGGATATAGAGGAGAGGCGGCAACCCGCTGTTGCCGATAGGCTGGGTGGCAATTATGCGAGAGCATCTGCCGGTGTTTTATCCGCTGAAGTCTTTGAAGGCATGCGTGGTCGAACCTCTTCTAGAGAGGGTGAAGAACAGAGTGCGACCCTTATCATGACAGGGCATACCCTCAATGATCAGGTTGAAACCTATCAAATGCGTTACCAACGCCTTCAGAAGGATACAGAGGAGAGGTGGCAACCGGCTGTTGCCGATAGGCTGGGTGGCGGTTATGCGAGAGCATCTGCCGATGTTTTATCCGCTGAAGTCTTTGAAGGCATGCGTGGTCGAACCTCTTCTAGAGAGGGTGAAGAACAGAGTGCGCAAAAAATGTGTCTTATGGCTGAAAAAGATGATGGGTTGATGTATGCGCGGGGGTTATCTTGTATTCCACGTGAGTCATTGCTTTGTCGAGAAATACGCTTGATTCGTCCGCTCCTTGGTGTTAAACGACAAACATTGCGTACTTATTTGCACCTAAAGGGCAAAAGGTGGATTGATGATCCAACCAATGAAGATCGCAATTTTGAACGCGTGCGCGTGCGCCAATCCCTCCAGCAAAAAAAACAATCCCTCCAGCAAAAAAAATTTGTCGAGATTGGACAAAGAGTCCATGAAGCCGCATTAAAACGTCGTCAACAGGTCAAAATTGTTGCCGATCTCATTTTGGCTCTGGATATTGCTGTTGCCTATGGGCGTTGTGTTATTGCAAAACCGGCGTCCTTCTTACAACAGCATCCAAGTTTTCCCTTTGTCGTTGGGCTGTTTGCTGTATTGATGGGCGGGGGATCATATTTACTTCCTGCGCAAAAATTGAAGGTTCTTGCCCAAAAGCTCTGTCTCCACGCATCAGAAAAGCAGCGCTTTACTCTCGCTGGAGCGGTCATTGAATCAAACAGGAGCGGAATTGCCCTTTGGCGCGAATCTCGCAATATGAAAGAGGAGATTGTTGAGTCTGGAAAAACGTCTCTATGGGATGGGCGCTATCAGATTACCAATCATGGAGGAGAGCCCATCAAGGTTGGTGCCGCAGGTTTGACGCAACTGAAAGCGCTCTTGCAAAAAAGCGCTCTTGATCTTGAAAATCCCCATTTTCCCTCGTTACAATCATTGTTGATGCTGTCAAATGACAAAGGCTATGCTATTCCAGAGTTGATTTCTCAAAATCTTTCTTTTCCAAATGTTCATATCAAGCGGATTATGGCACCCTTCGATTGGCTTTTATCGCGTGAAGATGCCGCTCTGGTACATGTTGTGGAGCCTTTTTTTAATATCGAGGTGGAAAGATAA
- a CDS encoding ATP-dependent metallopeptidase FtsH/Yme1/Tma family protein — MIFIDEIDAVGRHRGAGLGGGNDEREQTLNQLLVEMDGFEPNESIILIAATNRPDVLDPALLRPGRFDRQVVVPNPDISGREQILKVHVRNVPLAPNVDLKVLARGTPGFSGADLMNLVNEAALMAASRNKRVVTMQEFEDAKDKVMMGAERRSSAMTQEEKELTAYHEAGHAIVALSVPVADPVHKATIVPRGRALGMVMQLPEGDRYSMSYRWMISRLAIMMGGRVAEELKFGKENITSGASSDIEQATKLARAMITRWGFSDLLGNVAYGDNQDEVFLGHSVARTQNVSEETARMIDAEVRKLIDDAYKSATKILKEKKKEWFALAQGLLEYETLTGAEIKEVIAGKPPSRTQKDEGNTPRISSVPKTGTVKAESQSETVTTADQTDADETDIDQEKGRKAGAEAGMQTAKSSDVQANGSERKEPQSHGAEKKAQNAKSSTKTASRPKSKVNAGKKPNATETDKGKPSNDA; from the coding sequence ATTATCTTTATTGATGAAATCGACGCGGTTGGGCGCCATCGTGGTGCTGGACTGGGAGGCGGAAATGACGAGCGCGAGCAGACTTTAAATCAGTTGCTTGTCGAAATGGATGGTTTTGAACCCAATGAAAGTATCATTCTTATTGCTGCAACAAACAGACCTGATGTGCTCGACCCAGCTTTGTTAAGACCAGGGCGTTTTGATCGACAAGTCGTTGTGCCAAATCCTGATATTTCTGGACGTGAGCAAATCTTAAAAGTGCATGTGCGTAATGTTCCTTTAGCGCCTAATGTTGATCTCAAAGTTTTGGCGCGGGGAACACCAGGATTTTCTGGAGCTGATTTGATGAACCTTGTCAATGAGGCTGCTCTTATGGCGGCTAGCCGCAATAAAAGAGTCGTCACTATGCAAGAGTTCGAAGATGCAAAAGATAAGGTGATGATGGGGGCTGAACGGCGTTCGTCCGCTATGACACAAGAAGAAAAAGAACTCACCGCTTATCACGAAGCAGGACATGCTATCGTAGCCCTTTCTGTTCCTGTTGCTGACCCTGTGCATAAAGCAACAATTGTACCAAGGGGAAGAGCTTTAGGAATGGTGATGCAATTGCCCGAAGGGGATCGCTATTCTATGAGTTATCGATGGATGATTTCGCGGTTGGCTATCATGATGGGTGGACGCGTCGCTGAGGAATTGAAATTTGGAAAAGAAAATATCACTTCAGGGGCTTCTTCTGATATTGAACAAGCAACAAAATTAGCACGGGCGATGATTACACGGTGGGGATTTTCTGATCTGCTTGGTAATGTTGCTTATGGTGATAATCAGGATGAAGTCTTTTTAGGGCACTCTGTGGCTCGAACACAAAATGTCTCTGAAGAAACAGCGCGTATGATTGATGCTGAAGTGCGTAAGCTTATTGATGATGCTTATAAAAGTGCGACAAAAATTCTGAAAGAAAAAAAGAAAGAATGGTTTGCTTTGGCACAAGGCTTGTTAGAGTATGAAACTTTAACCGGCGCTGAAATTAAAGAAGTTATTGCCGGAAAGCCTCCTTCACGAACACAAAAAGATGAAGGAAACACGCCGCGCATTTCCTCTGTTCCAAAAACGGGAACGGTTAAAGCAGAGTCGCAAAGCGAAACTGTGACAACAGCAGATCAAACAGATGCTGATGAGACAGATATTGATCAAGAAAAGGGCAGAAAAGCAGGGGCAGAAGCTGGAATGCAAACAGCAAAGTCTTCTGATGTTCAAGCCAATGGTTCTGAGAGGAAAGAACCGCAATCCCATGGGGCTGAGAAAAAAGCACAAAACGCGAAAAGCTCCACCAAAACAGCAAGTCGCCCTAAAAGCAAAGTAAACGCTGGTAAAAAGCCAAATGCTACAGAAACTGATAAAGGAAAGCCTTCTAACGACGCTTAA